A genomic region of Bradyrhizobium sp. ORS 278 contains the following coding sequences:
- a CDS encoding homoserine O-acetyltransferase yields MTGLTPKSTSALRTVAPEERSHEVDHPSSLVAQFGADKPLKLDCGVDLTPFQIAYQTYGELNADKSNAVLICHALTGDQHVANRHPVTGKPGWWETLVGPGRPLDPARYFIICSNVIGGCMGSTGPASLNPATGKVWGLDFPIITIPDMVRAQAMLIDHLGIDTLFAVVGGSMGGMQALQWTVAYPSRVFANLAIACATRHSAQNIAFHELGRQAVMADPEWDHGRYADKGTHPHRGLAVARMAAHITYLSDAALHRKFGRRMQDRELPTFSFDADFQVESYLRYQGSSFVERFDANSYLYLTRAMDYFDIAADHDGVLAAAFRGIKTRFCVVSFTSDWLFPTSESRALVHALNASSARVSFAEIETDKGHDAFLLDVPEFFEIASAFLDSAGKARGLNATKGS; encoded by the coding sequence ATGACAGGCCTGACGCCGAAATCCACCTCCGCGCTGCGCACGGTTGCGCCGGAAGAGCGTTCGCACGAGGTCGACCATCCGAGCTCGCTTGTGGCGCAGTTCGGCGCCGACAAGCCGTTGAAGCTCGATTGCGGCGTCGATCTCACGCCGTTCCAGATCGCCTACCAGACCTATGGCGAGCTCAACGCCGACAAGTCCAACGCCGTCCTGATCTGCCACGCGCTGACCGGCGACCAGCACGTCGCCAACCGCCATCCCGTCACCGGCAAGCCCGGCTGGTGGGAGACGCTGGTCGGCCCCGGACGTCCGCTCGATCCCGCGCGCTACTTCATCATCTGCTCCAACGTGATCGGCGGCTGCATGGGCTCGACCGGCCCGGCCTCGCTGAATCCCGCGACCGGCAAGGTCTGGGGGCTCGATTTCCCGATCATCACCATCCCCGACATGGTGCGCGCGCAGGCGATGCTGATCGACCATCTCGGCATCGACACGCTGTTCGCGGTGGTCGGCGGCTCCATGGGCGGCATGCAGGCGCTGCAATGGACGGTGGCCTATCCTAGCCGCGTGTTCGCCAATCTCGCGATCGCCTGCGCGACGCGGCACTCGGCGCAGAACATCGCCTTCCACGAGCTCGGCCGCCAGGCTGTGATGGCCGATCCGGAATGGGACCACGGCCGCTATGCCGACAAGGGCACGCATCCGCATCGCGGGCTCGCGGTCGCGCGGATGGCCGCGCATATCACCTATCTGTCGGACGCCGCCCTGCATCGCAAGTTCGGCCGCCGCATGCAGGACCGCGAGCTGCCGACGTTCTCGTTCGACGCCGATTTCCAGGTCGAGAGCTACCTGCGCTACCAGGGCTCGTCCTTCGTCGAGCGCTTCGACGCCAATTCCTATCTCTATCTGACGCGCGCGATGGACTACTTCGACATCGCGGCGGATCACGACGGTGTGCTTGCGGCGGCGTTCCGGGGCATCAAGACCCGCTTCTGCGTCGTGTCGTTCACCAGCGACTGGCTGTTTCCGACCTCGGAGTCGCGGGCGCTGGTGCATGCGCTAAATGCGTCGAGCGCGCGGGTGTCGTTCGCGGAGATCGAGACCGACAAGGGACATGACGCGTTCCTGCTCGATGTGCCCGAGTTCTTCGAGATCGCCAGCGCCTTTCTCGACTCGGCTGGCAAGGCGCGCGGCCTCAACGCCACGAAGGGGAGCTGA
- a CDS encoding LysR family transcriptional regulator, whose amino-acid sequence MDRLDAMEVVLAAADAGSLSKASRALGLPLATVSRKVAELEAHLKATLLIRSAKGLELTPAGRSYVAAARAILEQVAEAERAASGEYSEPKGDLVVTAPIMFGRLHALPVVTRFLGAYPDVAVDLVMTDRVAHFLDDQVDVALRIGQLPDSRLIATRLGTVRHVVCASPDYLAANGCLAAPDDLARHSVVSFQSVSTESAWPFERGGSEITAGFRARLGVNTIDAAIDAGLSGAGLVRALSYQVVDHVRSGRLQLVLETFEPEPRPVHLVYDGQTRLPLKLRAFVDFAVPLLRQRLVEAAI is encoded by the coding sequence TTGGACCGCCTGGATGCCATGGAAGTGGTGCTGGCCGCGGCGGACGCCGGCAGCCTGTCGAAAGCCAGCCGGGCGCTCGGGCTGCCCCTCGCCACCGTCAGCCGCAAGGTCGCCGAGCTCGAAGCGCACCTGAAGGCGACGCTGCTTATCCGCTCGGCCAAGGGGCTGGAGCTGACGCCGGCGGGCCGATCTTATGTCGCGGCCGCACGCGCGATCCTGGAGCAGGTCGCCGAGGCCGAGCGCGCCGCGTCCGGCGAATATTCCGAGCCCAAGGGCGACCTCGTGGTGACCGCGCCGATCATGTTCGGCCGGCTGCATGCGCTGCCGGTGGTGACGCGCTTTCTCGGCGCCTATCCGGATGTGGCGGTGGATCTCGTGATGACCGACCGCGTCGCGCATTTTCTCGACGACCAGGTCGACGTCGCACTGCGCATCGGTCAACTGCCGGACTCGCGCCTGATCGCCACCCGGCTCGGCACGGTCCGCCACGTCGTCTGCGCCAGCCCCGACTATCTCGCGGCCAATGGCTGCCTCGCGGCGCCGGATGATCTGGCGCGGCACAGCGTGGTCTCGTTCCAGAGCGTGTCGACGGAGAGCGCCTGGCCGTTCGAGCGTGGCGGCTCCGAGATCACCGCCGGCTTTCGCGCGCGTCTCGGCGTCAACACCATCGATGCCGCAATCGACGCAGGGTTGTCAGGCGCAGGACTGGTGCGGGCGCTGTCCTATCAGGTGGTCGACCACGTCCGCAGCGGCCGTCTTCAGCTGGTTCTCGAGACCTTCGAGCCGGAGCCGCGACCCGTGCACCTCGTTTATGACGGTCAGACCCGGCTGCCGCTTAAGCTGCGCGCTTTCGTCGACTTCGCCGTGCCGCTGCTGCGGCAGCGGCTGGTGGAGGCGGCAATTTGA
- the hisC gene encoding histidinol-phosphate transaminase, which yields MNRPVPNPGILDIAPYTPGKSPKPEPGRKVFKLSANETPFGPSPKAIEAFKSAATHLEDYPEGTSRVLREAIGRTYGLDPDRIVCGAGSDELLNLLAHTFLREGDEAISTAHGFLVYPIATMACGAKNVVASETEYRTDVDAILAAVTPRTKLVWLANPNNPTGTYIPFDEVKRLRNGLPSHVVLVLDAAYADYVSRNDYEFGLELVATTENTVVTHTFSKIHGLAALRVGWMFGPAHIVDAINRIRGPFNVSSPAMLAAVAAIEDTAHQQMSKTHTEKWRNWLSEEIGKLGLKVTPSVTNFILIHFPTEEGKTAVEADAFLTRRGLVLRALANYKLPNALRLTIGTEEANRLVVEALSEFMRAK from the coding sequence ATGAACCGCCCCGTGCCGAACCCCGGCATTCTCGACATCGCGCCCTACACGCCCGGCAAGAGCCCCAAGCCGGAGCCGGGCCGCAAGGTGTTCAAGCTTTCGGCCAATGAGACCCCGTTCGGCCCGTCGCCGAAGGCGATCGAAGCATTCAAGAGCGCGGCCACGCATCTCGAGGATTATCCCGAAGGCACCTCGCGTGTGCTGCGCGAGGCGATCGGCCGCACCTACGGCCTCGATCCCGACCGCATCGTCTGCGGCGCCGGCTCGGATGAACTGCTCAACCTGCTGGCGCACACCTTCCTGCGCGAGGGCGACGAGGCGATCTCCACCGCGCATGGCTTCCTGGTGTATCCGATCGCGACGATGGCCTGCGGCGCAAAGAACGTGGTTGCGTCCGAGACCGAGTACCGCACCGACGTCGACGCGATCCTCGCCGCGGTGACGCCGCGGACCAAGCTGGTGTGGCTCGCCAACCCGAACAATCCGACCGGCACCTACATCCCGTTCGACGAGGTCAAGCGGCTGCGCAACGGTCTGCCCTCGCATGTCGTGCTCGTGCTCGACGCGGCCTATGCCGATTACGTCTCGCGCAACGACTACGAGTTCGGCCTCGAGCTGGTGGCCACCACCGAGAACACGGTGGTGACGCACACCTTCTCGAAGATCCACGGCCTCGCCGCGCTGCGCGTCGGCTGGATGTTCGGCCCGGCGCACATCGTCGACGCCATCAACCGCATCCGCGGGCCCTTCAACGTCTCGTCACCGGCCATGCTGGCGGCGGTCGCGGCGATCGAGGATACCGCGCATCAGCAGATGTCCAAGACGCACACGGAAAAATGGCGCAACTGGCTGAGCGAGGAAATCGGCAAGCTCGGGCTGAAGGTGACGCCGAGCGTCACGAACTTCATCCTGATCCACTTCCCGACCGAGGAGGGCAAGACGGCGGTCGAGGCCGACGCATTCCTGACCCGCCGCGGCCTCGTGCTGCGCGCTCTGGCCAACTACAAGCTGCCGAACGCGCTGCGCCTGACCATCGGCACCGAGGAAGCCAACCGCCTGGTGGTCGAGGCGCTCAGCGAATTCATGAGGGCCAAGTGA
- a CDS encoding alpha/beta fold hydrolase gives MTTQTRHRTATVHGRKVFYREAGDPAAPTILLLHGLPTSSQMFRDLIPALADRFHLVAPDYIGFGHSDAPDRREFAYTFDNLAVHVAGLVDVLGLQSYILYMQDYGGPVGFRLFTERPERVKGFILQNTNAYMEGVGEAPKKVLLPLWEKRTPESEAPARELLSVDGTKFQWLVGARDPEAVNPDNWIFDQALLDRPGTQDYQLDLLENYKTNVALYPQWQAAFRTHQPKTLIVWGQHDPFFIPPGARAYLNDLSDVKLFWLDAGHFVLDENTPKVAAEIKAVFAGASQ, from the coding sequence ATGACCACACAGACCCGACACCGCACCGCGACCGTCCACGGCCGCAAGGTTTTCTACCGCGAGGCCGGCGACCCCGCCGCGCCGACCATCCTCCTGCTGCACGGCCTGCCCACCAGTAGCCAGATGTTCCGCGACCTGATTCCGGCGCTCGCCGATCGTTTCCATCTCGTCGCGCCCGACTACATCGGCTTCGGCCACTCGGATGCGCCCGATCGCCGCGAATTCGCCTACACGTTCGATAATCTCGCTGTCCATGTCGCCGGCCTCGTCGACGTGCTCGGGCTGCAGTCCTACATTCTGTACATGCAGGACTATGGCGGCCCGGTCGGCTTCCGCCTGTTCACAGAACGTCCCGAGCGGGTGAAGGGCTTCATCCTGCAGAACACCAATGCCTACATGGAAGGTGTCGGCGAGGCGCCGAAGAAGGTGCTGCTGCCGTTGTGGGAGAAGCGCACGCCGGAGAGCGAGGCGCCCGCGCGCGAGCTGCTCAGCGTCGACGGTACCAAATTCCAGTGGCTGGTCGGCGCCAGGGATCCCGAAGCGGTCAATCCCGACAATTGGATTTTCGACCAGGCGCTGCTCGACCGTCCGGGCACCCAGGACTATCAGCTCGACCTGCTGGAGAACTACAAGACCAACGTCGCGCTCTATCCGCAATGGCAGGCGGCGTTTCGCACGCACCAGCCGAAGACGCTGATCGTGTGGGGCCAGCACGACCCGTTCTTCATCCCGCCCGGCGCCCGCGCCTATCTCAACGACCTCTCCGACGTGAAGCTGTTCTGGCTCGACGCCGGCCACTTCGTCCTCGACGAGAACACACCGAAGGTGGCCGCGGAGATCAAGGCGGTGTTCGCGGGCGCCTCGCAATAA
- a CDS encoding AAA family ATPase, with product MLAVFGGLPGTGKTTVARELTARLGASYIRIDTIEQALRAAGREVGVLGYVMANDLAADNLRLGRTTIVDCLNPVLASRQGWRQTALRQSARLVEIELVCSDPAVHRQRAEGRPPDGSGLRHPTWDEIVSRIYEPWDRAHLVLDSATRSLDELVDAAEGIVRQQG from the coding sequence GTGTTGGCCGTGTTCGGCGGTCTCCCCGGCACCGGCAAGACGACGGTGGCGCGGGAGCTGACGGCTCGGCTCGGGGCGAGCTACATTCGCATCGACACCATCGAGCAGGCGTTGCGCGCGGCCGGCCGTGAGGTCGGAGTGCTGGGCTATGTCATGGCGAACGATCTGGCGGCCGACAATCTGAGGCTTGGCCGGACGACGATCGTCGATTGCCTCAACCCGGTGCTCGCGAGCCGTCAGGGATGGCGGCAAACCGCATTGCGCCAGTCAGCCCGCCTCGTCGAGATCGAGCTGGTCTGCAGTGATCCGGCCGTGCACCGGCAGCGCGCCGAAGGCCGGCCGCCCGATGGCTCCGGACTGCGCCATCCCACCTGGGACGAGATCGTCAGCCGGATTTATGAGCCATGGGACCGCGCGCATCTGGTTCTCGACAGCGCGACCCGCTCCCTCGACGAGCTCGTCGACGCGGCGGAGGGCATCGTTCGGCAGCAAGGCTGA
- the metW gene encoding methionine biosynthesis protein MetW: protein MSLQGVLPLNGFTGGEVLAYRPDHLLVAGMVERGSKVLDIGCGDGDLLQLLESRGIDGRGIELSREGVNHCVAKGLAVVQGDADTDLVDYPDDAFDYVILSQTLQATRRPKAVLENLLRIGRRAIVTFPNFGFWRLRLQLLVGGHMPRTDNLPFTWYDTPNIHFCTIKDFVQLCDEIGVKMERAVALDSYGRPLRVAMPWWFWNMFGEQGVFLLSRGERR, encoded by the coding sequence ATGAGCCTGCAGGGTGTGCTGCCGCTGAACGGCTTTACAGGCGGCGAGGTGTTGGCCTATCGGCCGGATCATCTGCTGGTCGCCGGCATGGTCGAGCGCGGCTCCAAGGTGCTCGACATCGGCTGCGGCGACGGCGATCTGCTGCAATTGCTGGAGAGCCGCGGCATCGACGGCCGCGGCATCGAGCTGTCGCGCGAGGGCGTCAACCATTGCGTCGCCAAGGGCCTCGCGGTCGTGCAGGGCGATGCCGACACCGACCTCGTCGACTATCCCGACGACGCCTTCGACTACGTGATCCTGTCGCAGACCTTGCAGGCGACGCGCCGGCCGAAGGCGGTACTGGAAAATCTGCTGCGCATCGGCCGCCGCGCCATCGTCACGTTCCCGAATTTCGGCTTCTGGCGGCTGCGCCTGCAACTGCTCGTCGGCGGCCACATGCCGCGGACCGACAATCTGCCCTTCACCTGGTACGACACGCCGAACATCCATTTCTGCACCATCAAGGATTTCGTGCAGCTCTGCGACGAGATCGGCGTGAAGATGGAGCGCGCCGTGGCGCTTGATAGTTACGGCCGCCCGTTGCGGGTGGCGATGCCCTGGTGGTTCTGGAACATGTTTGGCGAACAGGGCGTGTTTCTGCTGAGCCGGGGCGAGCGGCGGTAG
- a CDS encoding secondary thiamine-phosphate synthase enzyme YjbQ, whose translation MKSFRKELWFDIPGRRAFINITPEVEAALRESGVREGLVLVNAMHITASVFINDDESGLHHDYEQWLEKLAPHEPVSSYRHNRTGEDNADAHMKRQIMGREVVVAITGGKLDFGPWEQIFYGEFDGGRRKRALIKIIGE comes from the coding sequence ATGAAATCCTTCCGCAAGGAGCTATGGTTCGACATTCCCGGCCGCCGCGCCTTCATCAACATCACGCCCGAGGTCGAGGCGGCGCTGCGGGAGAGCGGGGTGCGCGAGGGGCTGGTGCTCGTCAATGCCATGCACATCACCGCGTCGGTGTTCATCAATGACGACGAGAGCGGGCTGCATCATGACTACGAGCAGTGGCTGGAGAAGCTGGCGCCGCACGAGCCGGTCTCGTCCTATCGCCACAACCGCACCGGCGAGGACAATGCCGATGCGCATATGAAGCGGCAGATCATGGGCCGCGAGGTGGTGGTCGCGATCACCGGCGGCAAGCTCGATTTCGGCCCGTGGGAGCAGATCTTCTACGGCGAGTTCGACGGCGGCCGCCGCAAGCGCGCGCTGATCAAGATCATCGGGGAGTAG
- a CDS encoding prephenate/arogenate dehydrogenase family protein — translation MSVSGRFERIALIGFGLIGGSIARAARLQGVAGEIVTTARSEKTRARVAELGIVDHVVASNAEAVRDADLVILCIPVGACGPVAAEIAPHLKPGAVVSDVGSVKGAIVRDMAPHLPANVHFVPAHPVAGTENSGPDSGFAELFINRWCILTPPEGVNAGAIDRLRAFWAALGAKVEIMTPDHHDRVLAITSHLPHLIAYTIVGTADELAQVTESEVIKFSAGGFRDFTRIAASDPTMWRDIFLSNKDAVLDMLGTFTEDLSKLTRAIRRGDGEALFDHFTRTRAIRRGIVDIGQDSAAPDFGRPLPQLKKP, via the coding sequence GTGAGCGTCTCTGGACGGTTCGAACGCATCGCGCTGATCGGCTTCGGCCTGATCGGCGGCTCGATCGCACGTGCGGCACGTCTGCAGGGCGTGGCCGGCGAGATCGTCACGACGGCGCGCTCGGAGAAGACGCGCGCCCGCGTCGCCGAGCTCGGCATCGTTGACCATGTCGTCGCGAGCAATGCGGAAGCCGTCAGGGATGCCGATCTCGTCATCCTCTGCATTCCCGTCGGCGCCTGCGGCCCGGTCGCCGCCGAGATCGCTCCGCATCTAAAGCCGGGCGCCGTCGTCTCCGATGTCGGCTCGGTGAAGGGCGCGATCGTCCGCGACATGGCCCCGCATCTGCCGGCGAACGTCCACTTCGTCCCGGCGCATCCGGTGGCCGGCACCGAGAACTCCGGTCCGGACTCCGGCTTCGCCGAGCTGTTCATCAACCGCTGGTGCATCCTGACGCCGCCGGAGGGCGTCAACGCCGGCGCGATCGATCGTCTGCGCGCGTTCTGGGCGGCGCTCGGCGCCAAGGTCGAGATCATGACGCCGGATCATCACGACCGCGTGCTCGCGATCACCAGCCATCTGCCGCATCTGATCGCCTACACCATCGTCGGCACCGCCGACGAGCTGGCGCAGGTGACGGAATCCGAGGTGATCAAGTTCTCCGCAGGCGGCTTCCGCGATTTCACCCGCATCGCGGCGTCCGATCCGACGATGTGGCGCGACATCTTCTTGAGCAACAAGGATGCCGTGCTCGACATGCTCGGCACCTTCACCGAGGACCTCTCGAAGCTGACGCGTGCGATCCGGCGCGGCGACGGCGAGGCGCTGTTCGACCATTTCACGCGCACGCGCGCGATCCGCCGCGGCATCGTCGACATCGGCCAGGATTCGGCAGCGCCGGATTTCGGCCGGCCGCTGCCGCAGCTCAAGAAGCCCTGA
- a CDS encoding gamma-glutamylcyclotransferase, translating into MSLSSRERPQGDLWVFGYGSLMWRPGFDFIEQVPARLIGEHRALCVYSFVHRGTPEKPGLVLGLDRGGACRGIAFRVAADKRDDTIAYLRAREQVTSVYREVIRAVWLENDARERVSALVYVVDRGHVQYAGRLSLQEQLRHVRQGHGQSGANRDYVISTVKAIEAQGFRDTQLHRLATMLHDDGHSLHTPGDAA; encoded by the coding sequence ATGTCTCTCTCCTCTCGCGAACGTCCTCAAGGCGACCTCTGGGTCTTCGGCTACGGCTCGCTGATGTGGCGCCCCGGCTTCGACTTCATCGAGCAGGTGCCGGCGCGGCTGATCGGCGAGCATCGCGCGCTGTGTGTCTACTCCTTCGTCCATCGCGGCACACCGGAGAAGCCGGGCCTCGTCCTCGGCTTGGATCGTGGCGGAGCGTGTCGCGGGATTGCGTTCCGCGTTGCAGCTGACAAACGCGACGACACGATCGCGTATCTGCGCGCGCGCGAGCAGGTGACCTCGGTGTATCGCGAAGTCATACGCGCGGTGTGGCTCGAGAACGACGCGCGCGAGCGGGTGAGCGCGCTGGTCTACGTGGTCGATCGCGGCCATGTGCAATATGCCGGCCGGCTGTCGCTGCAGGAGCAGCTGCGCCATGTGCGCCAGGGGCACGGCCAGTCGGGCGCCAATCGCGACTACGTGATCTCGACCGTGAAGGCGATCGAAGCCCAGGGCTTTCGCGACACGCAGCTGCATCGGCTGGCGACGATGCTGCACGACGACGGCCACTCGCTGCATACGCCGGGCGACGCGGCCTAG
- a CDS encoding ATP-grasp domain-containing protein, which yields MRILLSEGSGLTSRQVAGRLGALGHEVEILSSTRVCLSRFTRQVRAVHEVPRFGRDPFGWLAAAERIAAARRIDLLFPTQEQVTVLSARLPRLGVPTIVPPFKSLARVQDKVSAFRTLEAAGVPQPWTALITRAEDLRGITIYPVFLKRPVSTASSGVRRARSADELAAAAHELGVGASELIAQVQVSGPLAMVQAVADHGRLTAHHACLRVREGVGGGAALKQSIVLPGLRDMLVRLIGTLDWHGGLSMDVIIGDDGPVIIDVNPRLVEPANALAAGVDLVGAMLDAATGGSGPERPAGAAGVRTRQTLLAILGAAQQHGTRTAVLREAINAIFARADYAGCAEELTPVTGDLRAAIPVLVALAASLIRPSLWRRFHAGAVGPYAVTPEAWAEIVAAAA from the coding sequence ATGAGAATCCTGCTCTCCGAAGGATCGGGCCTCACCTCGCGCCAAGTCGCCGGGCGGCTCGGCGCGCTCGGCCATGAGGTCGAAATCCTCTCCTCCACCCGCGTCTGCCTGTCGCGCTTCACGCGTCAAGTGCGCGCCGTGCACGAGGTGCCAAGGTTCGGGCGCGATCCCTTCGGGTGGCTCGCCGCCGCCGAGCGCATCGCGGCCGCGCGTCGCATCGATCTGCTGTTTCCGACCCAGGAGCAGGTGACGGTGCTGTCGGCGCGGCTGCCGCGGCTTGGCGTTCCGACCATCGTGCCGCCATTCAAGAGCCTCGCCCGGGTGCAGGACAAGGTTTCGGCCTTTCGCACGCTCGAAGCCGCGGGGGTCCCGCAGCCATGGACCGCGCTGATCACGCGTGCGGAGGATCTTCGCGGCATCACCATCTATCCGGTCTTCTTGAAGCGGCCGGTGAGCACGGCAAGCTCGGGTGTAAGGCGGGCGCGAAGTGCGGACGAACTCGCGGCCGCTGCGCACGAACTGGGCGTGGGAGCATCGGAGCTGATCGCACAGGTCCAGGTATCGGGGCCGCTCGCGATGGTGCAGGCCGTCGCCGACCATGGCCGGCTCACGGCGCACCACGCCTGTCTTCGCGTGCGCGAGGGCGTCGGCGGCGGTGCAGCGCTGAAGCAGAGCATCGTGCTGCCTGGTCTTCGCGACATGCTGGTGCGATTGATCGGCACACTCGATTGGCATGGCGGCCTGTCCATGGACGTGATCATCGGCGACGACGGGCCCGTCATCATCGACGTCAACCCGCGACTGGTCGAGCCGGCCAACGCGCTGGCCGCGGGGGTGGACCTCGTCGGCGCGATGCTCGATGCGGCCACTGGAGGGTCGGGCCCGGAACGGCCGGCCGGCGCCGCCGGCGTGCGAACGCGGCAAACGCTGCTTGCGATCCTCGGGGCGGCCCAGCAGCACGGAACGCGCACAGCCGTCCTGCGCGAAGCGATCAACGCGATCTTCGCCCGCGCCGATTACGCCGGATGCGCCGAGGAGCTGACGCCGGTCACTGGGGATTTGCGTGCAGCGATTCCGGTCCTCGTCGCGCTCGCAGCGTCGCTGATCCGCCCGTCGCTGTGGCGCAGATTCCACGCGGGCGCCGTCGGCCCGTACGCCGTCACGCCGGAAGCCTGGGCGGAGATCGTGGCTGCGGCGGCGTGA
- a CDS encoding chorismate mutase, translating into MSNPPPAPPSLADLRKEIDAIDEQVHQLLMNRADIIDRLIKVKKTQEVGSAFRPAREADMMRRLVQRHRGILPLDTVEGIWRVIVSTFTYVQAPFSVHADVSVGESAMRDSARFHFGFVVPYAPHFSAQAAVEAVARSKGDLALVSTNSGHTPWWITLEPVGAPKIIARMPFIERADHPAALPVFAVSRVADDALVLEVETWSIRVSGWNAQVSRALSPLADVIAVPDTAFDGAALLVSIEAPADLDKIKAALIAAGASVRSAALVGGHAKRYTVPS; encoded by the coding sequence ATGTCGAACCCGCCCCCTGCCCCGCCCTCCCTGGCCGATCTGCGCAAGGAGATCGACGCGATCGACGAGCAGGTGCATCAGCTTCTGATGAACCGGGCCGACATCATCGACCGGCTGATCAAGGTCAAGAAGACGCAGGAGGTCGGCTCGGCGTTCCGGCCGGCGCGCGAGGCCGACATGATGCGGCGGCTGGTGCAGCGCCATCGCGGCATCCTGCCGCTCGACACGGTCGAGGGCATCTGGCGCGTGATTGTGTCGACCTTCACCTATGTGCAGGCGCCGTTCTCGGTGCATGCCGACGTCTCGGTCGGCGAATCCGCGATGCGCGATTCCGCAAGGTTTCATTTCGGCTTCGTAGTACCCTATGCGCCGCATTTCAGCGCCCAGGCTGCGGTCGAGGCGGTGGCGCGGTCGAAGGGCGATCTGGCGCTGGTGTCGACGAATTCGGGCCATACGCCGTGGTGGATCACGCTTGAGCCTGTCGGCGCGCCGAAGATCATCGCGCGGATGCCGTTCATCGAGCGCGCCGACCATCCGGCGGCGCTGCCGGTGTTCGCGGTGTCGCGCGTCGCCGACGATGCGCTGGTGCTGGAAGTGGAGACCTGGAGCATCCGCGTGTCCGGCTGGAATGCGCAGGTGTCGCGGGCGCTGTCGCCGCTCGCCGACGTGATCGCGGTGCCCGATACCGCCTTCGACGGCGCCGCGCTCTTGGTGTCGATCGAGGCGCCGGCGGACCTCGACAAGATCAAGGCGGCGCTGATCGCGGCAGGCGCCTCGGTGCGCTCCGCGGCCCTCGTCGGCGGCCACGCCAAACGCTATACGGTTCCGAGCTGA
- a CDS encoding DUF2125 domain-containing protein: protein MSRLPQARRRRPLWGLLVAPVLLLIAAVAWSAFWFFAASQVDVQADAWRAREAKAGRVYDCAKRTVAGFPFRLEVRCSDPTVALFSQAAGTPLMNAKLDEILVVAQVWDPKRIIAEFKGPATITEGRDPASFAVNWSVGQASVRGLPGPPQRADLVFEQPTIDRIEGSAAVPAARADHAELHGRIAEGTPSDHPVLETALQIANGSIQNSHPLLAEPFSSDIQARVTGLKDFRPKPWPERFREIQAAGGHVEIVQARIQQGELLAMAAGTLSLTANGNMDGEVQMTVAGMEKIIPALGLDKMLENGVPQGTLDRVAPGVKSQDVSNLLGALDRAIPGLGKVVKQNANVGVALGINALGKEATLEGRKARTFPLRFSDGAVVLGPFKVARVPPLF, encoded by the coding sequence ATGTCTCGTTTGCCACAAGCGCGCCGCAGGCGCCCGCTCTGGGGGCTTCTCGTCGCTCCCGTCCTGCTCCTGATCGCCGCCGTCGCGTGGAGCGCGTTCTGGTTCTTCGCTGCTTCGCAGGTCGATGTCCAGGCCGACGCCTGGCGCGCCCGCGAGGCGAAGGCGGGCCGTGTTTATGATTGTGCGAAGCGTACTGTCGCGGGCTTCCCGTTCCGCCTCGAGGTGCGTTGTTCTGATCCGACCGTCGCGCTGTTCTCGCAAGCCGCGGGCACGCCGTTGATGAACGCCAAGCTCGACGAGATCCTGGTCGTCGCGCAGGTGTGGGATCCGAAGCGGATCATTGCGGAGTTCAAGGGGCCGGCCACGATCACTGAAGGTCGCGATCCAGCGTCGTTCGCCGTCAATTGGAGTGTGGGACAAGCCAGCGTGCGAGGTCTTCCGGGACCGCCGCAGCGTGCTGACCTCGTCTTTGAGCAGCCGACGATCGATCGCATCGAGGGCAGCGCCGCCGTGCCCGCCGCGCGCGCCGATCATGCGGAGCTGCATGGCCGCATCGCCGAGGGCACGCCGTCGGATCATCCGGTGTTGGAGACGGCGTTGCAGATTGCGAACGGCAGCATTCAGAACAGTCATCCATTGCTCGCGGAGCCGTTCAGTTCCGACATCCAGGCCCGGGTGACCGGGCTGAAGGATTTCCGCCCCAAACCCTGGCCGGAGCGGTTTCGCGAGATCCAGGCAGCGGGCGGTCATGTGGAGATCGTCCAGGCGCGCATCCAGCAGGGCGAGCTTCTGGCCATGGCGGCCGGCACGCTCAGCTTGACCGCAAATGGCAATATGGATGGCGAGGTGCAGATGACGGTCGCCGGGATGGAAAAGATCATCCCGGCGCTCGGGCTCGACAAGATGCTCGAGAACGGTGTGCCGCAGGGGACGCTCGATCGTGTGGCGCCCGGGGTGAAGTCGCAAGACGTCAGCAATCTGCTCGGGGCGCTCGACCGCGCCATTCCCGGCCTCGGCAAGGTGGTCAAGCAGAACGCCAATGTCGGCGTCGCGCTCGGCATCAATGCGCTCGGCAAGGAGGCGACGCTTGAGGGACGCAAGGCGCGAACGTTTCCCTTGCGCTTCTCCGATGGTGCCGTGGTGCTCGGTCCGTTCAAGGTCGCCCGCGTCCCTCCGCTGTTCTGA